ATTCAGCAGGCTCTCGCTCTCTTCAAACGGCAGTTCTTCTCCGAATTCGTTGTTCACAACTTCCTGGTGTCCAGGTGTATTGTGCAACTCCTCCAAGCCTTTCCAATACTTTTTTTGCTCCATGTTATATTAACGAGTTACGATTTTATAAATGATCGGTTGCAATATGCCCGCGGGAGTGTACAGTGTTTATTATGTTATTATACTGCTTCCCGGCCAGGCGGTGTTAGTTCAATTCGATTAGTAGTGACATTTCTGACATTCAGTACCGCCTACCATTTCTACAGTTACACTGTCGATGGCGCCGCTCTTAATGTCATTGTGCAATTTCTCGAAGATGCTGTAGTATCCGTTTTCAGCAAACTGTACTTTGGTAGTACGGTGACAGTTTACGCACCAACCCATTGACAGGTCGGCATGCTGAGAAACTTCGTCCATATCCTGGATGTTGCCGTGACAGGTTTGACACTGTACTTTACCGGCTACTACGTGCTGAGAGTGGTTGAAGTAAACGTGGTCGGGCAGGTTGTGGATCTTAACCCATTCGATAGGCTCGCCGGCTTTTACATATTTACCAGCTTTAGGGTCCCAACCAACTGCATCGAACAACTTCTGGAGTTCCGCAGTACCATTCACTTTCTTGCCTTCGGCAGTAAACAGGTCCGGACCAGTATATTCATTGATCGCTTTGTGACAGTTCATACACACGTTTTCGGCAGGGATCATCGCGTGTTTGCTCTTCTCTGCACCGGAGTGGCAGTAAAGACAGCTGATCTGGTTAGTACCTGCGTGTACTTTGTGGGAGTAGAATATCGGTTGCTCAGGCATGTAGTCCTGTGTGCGACCCAGGCCAACCGCACCCTGGATGGTGAAGTAACCGCCGATCATGAACAGGATAACGATACCCAGTGCGATGTATGCTTTGTTTTTGTAAAATGCTACCGGCTCTGGCTGGTCAACACCTTCTTTCTCGGCGGCCAGTTTGTTCAGGTTGCTGTTGATCTGCATCAGAATAACCGCTACAACCGCCAGGATCAGGGTAATTACACCGAAGATCAGGCTGTTGCTTCCGGAATCATCTGATTTTGCAGTAGCAGCACCGGCGCCAGAATCTGCACCAGCAGGACCTTTACCACCTTTCGCTTCCTCGTCGGCGATGAAAGCCATGATGTTATCAATGTCTGCATCTGTAAAGGTTGGGAACGCAGGCATTGCAGTTCCGTTATACTCCTTAAACAGGTTATTTGCGTATGCGTCGCCAGTAGCGAGCACGCCTGCAGAGTTCTTGATCCACTTGTGAAGCAAGGCTTGATCCGCCCATCTCTCCGTCACTCCTTTCAGAGCGGGACCTGTCAATTTCTTGTGAACATTATGGCACGAAGCACAATTTGCCTGGAATAATGCCTTACCAGCAGCAGGATCTGCAGCGTTAGCAGGTGTAAAAGAAAACACCAGACCAACGCATAGGATAAGAACACTCACAAATTGCTTGCGCAAAAGAATGGATACACGACAATACACAGCCTATATAAATTTAGATTTGACCTTAGGTTTCTTTAAAAGTGCCCACAAAAATAAGACAGAATGTTGACAATTTACCAACAATTGAAAAAAATTCTTGCTTGCATCTATACAAAGTTTTATATATAATACAAATCGGGATGATCAGCCAAAACACGCTACAGATCAGTCTTTCAAAGCAATTTTATGACAACAATTAGCGCATAAATCTGCTATTTATGATAAAAATCATGTTTTGTAACGCCTTTCCGCCCGATGCTTATTTACTTGCTTCCGGTGCAATATTAACCTTTAAATTATAATCTGTACTTTTTAATCCAGGAAAGATGGAGAGAATTGATACTGAAGGGCTTCCTTGTTCGCCATAAAAGTGATGGTCTTTCATGAATAGGACACCTTATTATATAGGTAACCTTCACCTCCTAACAATTCCAAATACAAAAGGTTTAACCTCCGGCGCCATTTTTTTGAGGTATCCCACTGGGGTAATTCCTATTTTTGCAGCCTCATTAATAATGACCGCTTTGAAAAATATCGCCATTTTCGCTTCAGGGGCAGGCAGCAATGCCCAAAAGATCATCGATCACTTCCGTGGCTCCCAGTCCGTTTCCGTTAAACTGATACTTTGTAATAAACCGGGCGCCGGCGTACTTAACATCGCTGCCAGCGAAAACATCCCATCTATATTAATAGAAAAGGAGCCGTTCTTTCACTCCGATCATTACGTGCAAATGTTGCAACAGGCGGAAATCGACCTGGTGGTACTCGCCGGCTTCCTCTGGAAGGTACCCTCCAACCTCGTGGCCGCCTATCCGGATAAGATCATTAACATTCACCCCGCCCTGCTGCCCAAATTCGGTGGAAAGGGTATGTACGGCAACTTCGTGCACGAAGCGGTGATCGCCGCCGGCGAAAAGCAAAGTGGCATCACGATCCATTATGTAAATGATAAATACGATGATGGCCGCATCATCCTCCAGGAAACCTGCGACATCACCGAAAACGACACGCCGGCTACCCTCGCCGGTAAGGTACATGCGCTCGAACACCGTTTTTACCCGGCAATTGTGGAACGATTATTGTCCTGATCTAGATGCACACCGCGTTGATTCAAAGCTCATTTATCTATATGAAAAGAGTATTACTCATCCTGATGCTGGCCTCCTGCACAAGCCTCACGCTTCGTGCCCAGGACAAAGCTCGCCAACCCAAAGATCTCCGGACTTTTATCAAAATAAACCCAACCAGCTTCATCAGCTCCCTCGATCTTACGGTGGAACAAATGCTGTCTGACAAACTGAGCATCGAACTGGGCGTTATGGGTATATACACCGACTACCCCGACTATCTCCTGGCCAAACGTATCGATCTTGGCCAGAAGAAACCCCGCATCAGCACTACACAATTCGTTGAGGCGCAAGGCCTGGGCTTCAGGGCCGGCATGCGCTGGTACCTCGGCCGCGAATCAGGGGTGTTACATGCCCAGGGCACGTACTTCCAGCCCATGCTGTTCTACAAAAAGATTTTCTACCCGAAAGAGAACTTTATCATCAATGATGTTACCTACACCGGCGACGGCACCAAAAACGTCTACGGCGTTCAGATGCTGATGGGCCGCCAGTTCTCCCGCGGCCACTTCGTCATGGACCCGTACCTCGGCATCGGCCTCCGCACCAAGGTGTACGATTACCTGGTATACGACGAGAAAAACGGTGTCGCCACCCCCGACAATGGCCGCCTGGTTCAGGTACTTCCCAGTCTCCACCTGGGCATCAAGATCGGTCTCGGTTTCTGATTTTTCATTTTACCAACTCCAACACCTTCTTCAGCCGCCGTTGTGTCACTCACTTCGGCGGCTTTTCTTTATTCAGCGAAACGACTCCCCCTTTCCCGTCATGGCGAACAAAGTGAAGCCATCTTCGTGTGCTGGTTTCGCATAAGTAGTTCATGGCTGCCAACCTTACTGCCGCGAAGACTGAAGCGGATGTTCGCTTCCTTTCAGTCTCACTAGCAGAAATCTAAAAATTACTCACATCGATGGCGGAAACGTTCGTTCATGGCGAGTCCTCGCATGCATAGTCGTGGTCGCTACTACCAGGGCGCCCCGGGGAGCTCCGGGAACTGCGGAAAGGGCCCGGAAAGGGCCTCGAAAGGGCATAGCTCTTACCTGGCTTGCTTTACAGCAGGGTCATTCCCCGGAAATGCTTGTAAACAGGATGTTTCAGCGTTTCACTTTTGCGCATCCGTACAAATCGGCTACATCGTTCTCAATTCATTGATAATGCTGGTGGCGCCGCCCTTTTGCTCATCCGAACAAATCGGCTACATCGTTCGGGCAACCTTGCTGTATACTTCGTTAATAGTTCGTTTATCCTTCGTAAATACTAGGTATATAGTTCGTATTGCTGCGAATCTTATACGAAGGATATACGAACCATATACGAAGGATGAACGAAGGATGATACAAGGATCGCTATACGATCCAGCAGGAAAGTTGCAGGCATACGAATGGGAACGCCACAGGTTTTAACCCGCAGCGCACGTAATTCGATAGGGTTGATTATTTGCCCTGTAACAGGTACCTCGCCCCCAGAAAGCCGCGAACTCCCTGGTTCGGGGCGAAAACGTAACTGGGGTCGAACGTGAGGCGGTAAGGATTGTCGGGGGTGGCGATTACCTGGCCGTTGGCATCGAACTGTACTTGTTTGTCGAAGGGATCGTGGGCACGGGCGATCGAGTTAGCCGGAGGGGTAAAGTTGAGCAGGTTTTTAACACCGCCGTACACTTCCCACTTGCCCAGCTTTTTGGTAAGCTGTATGTTTTGAATACTCCATACGGGCGACTCGGCCGGACGGGGATCTTCCTCACTCAGCCGCGGCAGCAACATCGGGCCATACAGGTTGCCGGTGTAATCGAGGGTGAGGCCCGCCTGACGGAAGGCATAAGACGCGCTCCACGTAGCGGATAGCTTCTCCGTCAGCATGGGCCGCGAGCGTACCGCGTCGTTTACCTGGTACACGTCCGACCAGGTGGCGCCGGCAATCAGCTTCAGCGGAAAGGAAAATGCTATATCCATATTAAGGCTGGCACCACGCGATACGGCGTGACCGCGCAGGTTCTCATAAATGATCTTTTGCGGGTCGGTCGTATAGTCGGGCAGTATGCGGTTACCGAACCGGGTATAGAACACCGTAGCATCGAAACCGAGGAAGGCGTTGTTCAACGGCACTTTCTTCACAAAGTTCAGGTTCACATTCCAGCTCTGCTCCGGGTCCAGGCGGCCGTTGACCACCACTTCGCGGGCACCGGTGAGGGCGGCATGATCTTCAGTGAAGATAGAAACAACGCGATAACCCGTACCGGCGTTCAGGCGCAGGATGTTGTTATGGTCGGGCGCCCATTTGTAAGCCAGGCGGGGCGTAAAGATGTTGCCGTGAATGGAGTTGTAATCGTACCGCATGCCGAGCAGCAAGGTATGACCAGCGGCGAGGGCAATCTCGTCCTGCACAAAAGCGCCGGGCAGGTAAGTATGGTCTGCCGTGGAGGTAGCAGCGGTATTATCATCATAAAAGGTGTATCGGAAAGGCAGTCCGGCTACGATGCCGTGGCGGCCCAGCTGCTTGTCCCACGTAAGCTGCGCAAAGGCGATGTGCTGTTTCGCCAGGAAGGTGGTAGCACCGTACACCGAGTTTTGGTCGTGCAGGTTGAGGGAGTATTGTAACATCACCTTTTCCCTGACAGGTAGCTGATAGTTGCCGATCACTTCCAAACGCGAGGTGTAAATACTTTCGCCATACACGCTGTCGGTACCCCGCCACTTGCGGTCCCATTGCGTTTGCCCTCCCCAACGATCCTCGTAGAAGTAACGGGCCGCCATAGTGAATATGCGATCGTTTTTGCGGGAAAAGCGCCATTTATTAAACACCGATATGCGATGCTGTAAGGTAACATCGGTAAAGCCATCCCCATTCTTATCCTCCGGATGTTGGTAATTGTAATAGTTTACACCCAGTAAGGCCGTCGCCTTTTTACCCGCATTAAAACGCATCCCCAGGTCAACACTATGTTCCTGCCAGGTAGTGGTCATTACATCGGCAGATATTAGAGGGGCCGTCAGCGGATCTTTCGTGATAATATTGATCAGGCCTGCTACTGCTTCTGAACCATACAGGGCGGATGCGGGACCTTTCACCACTTCTACCCGCTCCACCAGGCTGTTCGGAATGCCTGATAACCCGTACACCGTAGACAGCGCGCTCACGATCGGCATGCCATCGATCAACACCATGGTATAAGGGCCTTCGAGCCCATTAATGTGGATGTCGCCAGTATTACAAACATTACAGTTCAGCTGCGGCCTTACCCCGTTTACGTTTTGCAAGGCATCGAAAATACTGGGGGTGGGATTACGCTTGAAAAACACCGGCGAATACACTTCTACCGGTACGGGGCTGTCCATCTTACCCACTGCTTTTAACGTACCCGATACTACGACTTCGTTCAGCGAAGATGCCACCGCCTGTAAGTTGACCTCCCGGCTATTACTTCCCGCCGCCAGCTTAACAGCCTGTACATACTTTACGTAACCAACGGCGGTTACCTGCAGCGTATAACTTCCGGCGGCCAGACCATCTATCTTAAACGTCCCGTCTTCTTCACTACTCGCTCCCCGGTGCAGTTCCTTAATGCCTACCGATGCAAAGGGTACTGGCTTTCCATCTGCCATTATACGGCCCATAAGCACAACAGGCTGCTGTGCCAAAGCGTTGATATGCATCGATAAAAAAAGAAAAAAGATCCAGGGTTTTAAGTGTGTATGAATGTTCATGTTAACAAATTTAAAAATTGAAACAACATCCATCTAAATATATTTTTAGACAAGCCTAAACATGAAAAGTTATCCAGTTAGGCATTTACGCCAATAACTGACTCGCAGCCAACAAGTTGTTAAAGTCCTTTCACATTTGCCAGAGCGGTGGGAATTGTCTAATTTTGATACGAAGTTGCATGCAAACAGGGAAATTTTTAGGCTGGGACTAAAACTCGTTACCTTTGCATATTGTTTACTAGCCAGCGAGAGGATATGTCGAAGAAAACGATCTTTATTACAGTATTTTTTGTGGCGCTCAGCGCCGTCTTTCTTGGGTACGCCTCGATGGTGATCAAGAACGAAACGGGTACTTATTTCGGTAAGGAGAAATTGCCTGTGCTGGGCACTCCGGGCCATAAGATAAAAAGCTTTTCCTTCACGAACCAGGATGGCCAAACGGTTACCCGGGAAAATGTGGAAGGCAGGTTTTATGTAGCCGAGTTCTTTTTTACAACGTGCACCGGCATCTGCCCAAAAATGAACACTAACCTGGAAAAGGTGTATAAAACTTATAAGTCTAACCCAAACTTCCTGATCCTTTCGCACACGGTTGATCCGGAAGTGGATACCCTGCCTGCGCTACGTGCATATGCACAAAAACATCACGCAGATCCTAAAAACTGGTGGTTCCTCACCGGCTCTAAACGCGACCTGTATAAAATGGCCCGCGAGAGCTACATGCTCGATGACGGCACGTATACCGGTCCGGATGATTTTGTACACACGCAATGGTTTGCGCTGGTGGATACGCAGGGCCGTGTGCGCGGTTTTTATGAAGGCACCAAAACAAAAGACATCGATAAACTGATTAGTGACATCGATCGTTTAATACACGAATAACCAACTGTTACCATGACATCGAAACAACAGGAACGGATAGAGCAGCTATTACGCGAAAATAAGTTGAGCGTTACGGACACCCGCGTAAAGATGCTGGAAATGTTCATGCAAAGTAAAGCCGCGTTGGAACACGCCAGCTTCGAAAAGCTGAATGGCAAAGCGTTTGACCGGGTTACGATTTACCGCACCCTGCAGACTTTTCTCGATAAAGGCATCGTGCATAAGATACCGACCACAGACACTTCGGTACGATACGCGATGTGTAAATCTGATTGCAAGGAGCACGAGCATCATGACCATCATGTACACTTTCAATGTGAAAGTTGCGGATCTACTACCTGCCTGGATGATACAGATGTACCGCAGATAGCATTGCCAAACGGGTTTGCGGTAAGTAATGTGGAGGTAGTGGTGAGTGGGGTTTGTAAAGATTGTAAATAACTTAAACATAGAAGCGGCGGTCAGTAACTGACCGCCGCTTTCATTTTATCCCAACGTTGCTATTTCTTTTTGCACGAAATCTGCCAGCTCCTTCACATAGTCTGGTGAGAAATCGAACCTAATGCCTGCCGCTTCATACAGTTCGCGCAGGGTTTTGGTGTAACCCAGGCTCAATGCCTTCTCGTAGTTGTCGAGCGCCTGCTGCGGATTTTCTTTATATTGTTTCCACATCGCGATAGCGCCCAGTTGTGCAATGCCGTATTCGATGTAATAGAACGGTACTTCAAACAGGTGCAGCTGTTTTTGCCAGCTGATGGCACGATGTTCTTCGAGTCCGCTCCAGTCCACCGTATTACCGGAAAACTCGTTCAGGATTTCTACCCACTTAGCCGTACGTTCTTCCACGCTATGCTGCGGATGTTCATATACCCAATGCTGGAATTTATCGATCGTTGCGATCCAAGGGAAGATGGTGATCGACCGTTTCAATTGCTGTTGTTTTGCGCGCAGCAGTTCTTCGGGATTACTGAAGAAAATATCCCAATGGTCCATGCTGATCAGCTCCATGCTCATGCTCGCCACTTCGGCGATTTCCATCGGGTACTCTTTGAAAGCGCTTAATGGCAGCGGGTGACTCAGGAAAGAATGAATGGCGTGACCACCTTCGTGTACCATGGTGATGAGGTCTTTCATTTGACCGGCGGCGTTCATGAAGATGAAAGGCACACCTGTTTCGGCCAGCGGACAGTTATAACCTCCGGGTGCTTTGCCGATGCGGCTTTCGAGATCCACCCGGCCCATTTTCTTCATCACACGTAAGCAGTCGCCGAAGAAAGGACGCAGGCGATCGAAACAGGCAATGGAGCTGTCGATCAGTTCTTCACCGGTTTTGAAAGGCTCCAGCGGTTTTACACCAGCCGGTTCCGCCTCCGTATCCCAGGGACGGAGCGGGTCTACGCCCAGCTTTTCCTTTTGTTTTTCCAGTACCTGCGTTACGATAGGCAGGATGTGTTCGCGGATGGCGGTATGGAAGCGGAAGCAATCTTCTTTAGTGTATTCAAAACGGCCCAGCTCCTCGAATTTGTAATCACGATAGTTGGCGAAGCCGGCGTTCTTCGCCACCTGGTCGCGCTTCTGCACGAGCGTGGTGTAAAGATCGTTAAGGGCATCTTTGTCCTGCATACGACGGGCGGCTGTTTTGCGGAACACCTCTTCGCGTTTGGCGCGATCGTTGCTTTCCAGGAATTTGGCAGCCTGCTGCAACGTGTATTCTTTTCCGTCGAGCTCAATGGTCATTTTACCATTGATAACACCGTACTGCTGTGCCATCACGCTCAACTCCGCCTGCAGGGGAATATTTTCTTCATGAAACAGTTTTACCTGTTTGTTTACATTACGCAGGTAGGTGAAATACAGCTGCTGGTCCAGTTCTTTGGTGAAGGGGCAGTCGAGCAGTTTGCGGTTAAGCGCATCTGCATAAGGTTGCAGCTTGGGTTGTATTTCCATGCAGAAGTAGGTAAAAGCCTCTTCCAGCGATTTATCGGTCGTATCGCAGGTCATTTTGATCTGGCGCCAGCAGGCGTCTTCACTTACGATCGCTTCCAGTTCGCTCATGTCGCGCAGCCATTGTTCCAGCGCTTTAACATCCGTAAGCGGGCGCTGTTGCAGTTCCTCGAAGTAAGGTTGCAGTACGTCCCAGCTTGTCACTTCAAAATTCTCCGGCAAAAAGTGCCTTGGTAATTTTTCTATTTGTGCGTTCGCCATGTTGGTATGCTTGTTTTCCGGGTAAAAAAGAAAGTTCCGGCCTCCCTTTTCGATGGAAAAGGAAGCCCGGAACTTCAAATATGACTTAAAAAAACGGAGAAAACTACTCTTCCGTCTTCTTCTTAGCGGCTTTTTTAGGCTTCGGCGCGTCTTCGCCTTCAGCACCTTCTGCAGCGGCCTTTTTAGGTGCACGTGCTTTTTTCGGCTTTTCAGCACCAGCTTCGGCAGCTTCGCCTTCAGCAGCTTCTGCGTCTGCTTTTTTAGCTTTCGCCTTTGCTTTAGGTTTCGCCTCTTCGGTAGCTTCGGTAGCAGCTTCAGTACCTTCTGCTACTTCTTCGCCTTCTTCTGCCAGGATCTCATCGAACTTCAGCAGTTCGTTTTGTTTGAGAATACCGTACCATTTCACCATTTTCTTCATATCACTTACGTATACGCGCTCCTCGTCAAATTCGGGGAATACGCTTTTGAAGTAGGCTTTAATGGTATTATTGTCAGATTTAGGATCGATGATCGCGGACTTTGATTCGTTTTCCTGCATGGCTTTGAATACCAGGGCCAGGTTTACGTTATCGCCTGTAGTGAATACTTCGATGCTTTCCAAGGGGGTAAAGTTGTGGATGCGGGAAGACACAAAGCGCGTGCTTTTATCTTCGAGCGACCTTACAATAGCGCCGT
This genomic interval from Chitinophaga horti contains the following:
- a CDS encoding c-type cytochrome, producing the protein MSVLILCVGLVFSFTPANAADPAAGKALFQANCASCHNVHKKLTGPALKGVTERWADQALLHKWIKNSAGVLATGDAYANNLFKEYNGTAMPAFPTFTDADIDNIMAFIADEEAKGGKGPAGADSGAGAATAKSDDSGSNSLIFGVITLILAVVAVILMQINSNLNKLAAEKEGVDQPEPVAFYKNKAYIALGIVILFMIGGYFTIQGAVGLGRTQDYMPEQPIFYSHKVHAGTNQISCLYCHSGAEKSKHAMIPAENVCMNCHKAINEYTGPDLFTAEGKKVNGTAELQKLFDAVGWDPKAGKYVKAGEPIEWVKIHNLPDHVYFNHSQHVVAGKVQCQTCHGNIQDMDEVSQHADLSMGWCVNCHRTTKVQFAENGYYSIFEKLHNDIKSGAIDSVTVEMVGGTECQKCHY
- the purN gene encoding phosphoribosylglycinamide formyltransferase; this encodes MTALKNIAIFASGAGSNAQKIIDHFRGSQSVSVKLILCNKPGAGVLNIAASENIPSILIEKEPFFHSDHYVQMLQQAEIDLVVLAGFLWKVPSNLVAAYPDKIINIHPALLPKFGGKGMYGNFVHEAVIAAGEKQSGITIHYVNDKYDDGRIILQETCDITENDTPATLAGKVHALEHRFYPAIVERLLS
- a CDS encoding TonB-dependent receptor; translation: MNIHTHLKPWIFFLFLSMHINALAQQPVVLMGRIMADGKPVPFASVGIKELHRGASSEEDGTFKIDGLAAGSYTLQVTAVGYVKYVQAVKLAAGSNSREVNLQAVASSLNEVVVSGTLKAVGKMDSPVPVEVYSPVFFKRNPTPSIFDALQNVNGVRPQLNCNVCNTGDIHINGLEGPYTMVLIDGMPIVSALSTVYGLSGIPNSLVERVEVVKGPASALYGSEAVAGLINIITKDPLTAPLISADVMTTTWQEHSVDLGMRFNAGKKATALLGVNYYNYQHPEDKNGDGFTDVTLQHRISVFNKWRFSRKNDRIFTMAARYFYEDRWGGQTQWDRKWRGTDSVYGESIYTSRLEVIGNYQLPVREKVMLQYSLNLHDQNSVYGATTFLAKQHIAFAQLTWDKQLGRHGIVAGLPFRYTFYDDNTAATSTADHTYLPGAFVQDEIALAAGHTLLLGMRYDYNSIHGNIFTPRLAYKWAPDHNNILRLNAGTGYRVVSIFTEDHAALTGAREVVVNGRLDPEQSWNVNLNFVKKVPLNNAFLGFDATVFYTRFGNRILPDYTTDPQKIIYENLRGHAVSRGASLNMDIAFSFPLKLIAGATWSDVYQVNDAVRSRPMLTEKLSATWSASYAFRQAGLTLDYTGNLYGPMLLPRLSEEDPRPAESPVWSIQNIQLTKKLGKWEVYGGVKNLLNFTPPANSIARAHDPFDKQVQFDANGQVIATPDNPYRLTFDPSYVFAPNQGVRGFLGARYLLQGK
- a CDS encoding SCO family protein encodes the protein MSKKTIFITVFFVALSAVFLGYASMVIKNETGTYFGKEKLPVLGTPGHKIKSFSFTNQDGQTVTRENVEGRFYVAEFFFTTCTGICPKMNTNLEKVYKTYKSNPNFLILSHTVDPEVDTLPALRAYAQKHHADPKNWWFLTGSKRDLYKMARESYMLDDGTYTGPDDFVHTQWFALVDTQGRVRGFYEGTKTKDIDKLISDIDRLIHE
- a CDS encoding Fur family transcriptional regulator — translated: MTSKQQERIEQLLRENKLSVTDTRVKMLEMFMQSKAALEHASFEKLNGKAFDRVTIYRTLQTFLDKGIVHKIPTTDTSVRYAMCKSDCKEHEHHDHHVHFQCESCGSTTCLDDTDVPQIALPNGFAVSNVEVVVSGVCKDCK
- a CDS encoding M3 family oligoendopeptidase; translated protein: MANAQIEKLPRHFLPENFEVTSWDVLQPYFEELQQRPLTDVKALEQWLRDMSELEAIVSEDACWRQIKMTCDTTDKSLEEAFTYFCMEIQPKLQPYADALNRKLLDCPFTKELDQQLYFTYLRNVNKQVKLFHEENIPLQAELSVMAQQYGVINGKMTIELDGKEYTLQQAAKFLESNDRAKREEVFRKTAARRMQDKDALNDLYTTLVQKRDQVAKNAGFANYRDYKFEELGRFEYTKEDCFRFHTAIREHILPIVTQVLEKQKEKLGVDPLRPWDTEAEPAGVKPLEPFKTGEELIDSSIACFDRLRPFFGDCLRVMKKMGRVDLESRIGKAPGGYNCPLAETGVPFIFMNAAGQMKDLITMVHEGGHAIHSFLSHPLPLSAFKEYPMEIAEVASMSMELISMDHWDIFFSNPEELLRAKQQQLKRSITIFPWIATIDKFQHWVYEHPQHSVEERTAKWVEILNEFSGNTVDWSGLEEHRAISWQKQLHLFEVPFYYIEYGIAQLGAIAMWKQYKENPQQALDNYEKALSLGYTKTLRELYEAAGIRFDFSPDYVKELADFVQKEIATLG
- a CDS encoding DUF5606 family protein, which codes for MQYREIVAVTGLGGLFQLVASKQDGAIVRSLEDKSTRFVSSRIHNFTPLESIEVFTTGDNVNLALVFKAMQENESKSAIIDPKSDNNTIKAYFKSVFPEFDEERVYVSDMKKMVKWYGILKQNELLKFDEILAEEGEEVAEGTEAATEATEEAKPKAKAKAKKADAEAAEGEAAEAGAEKPKKARAPKKAAAEGAEGEDAPKPKKAAKKKTEE